Proteins encoded by one window of Candidatus Zixiibacteriota bacterium:
- the ssb gene encoding single-stranded DNA-binding protein — protein sequence MGEYNKVILLGNLTRDPELRYTPAGAAVCEFSLAVPHRYRVHEELKEDVCYIDVVAMGRVAENSKSFLRKGSRVLVDGRLNQRRWETPDGKKRSKHEIVANTVQFLDGAGAPAGDQDQESH from the coding sequence ATGGGCGAGTACAACAAAGTCATCTTGTTGGGAAATCTCACCCGGGACCCGGAGCTTCGTTACACGCCGGCGGGCGCCGCGGTTTGCGAGTTTTCGCTGGCGGTCCCTCACCGTTACCGCGTCCACGAGGAGCTCAAGGAGGACGTCTGCTACATCGACGTCGTGGCGATGGGGCGGGTGGCGGAGAACAGCAAGAGTTTTCTCCGTAAGGGCTCGCGAGTCCTGGTGGACGGGCGGCTGAACCAGCGCCGCTGGGAAACTCCCGACGGCAAGAAGCGAAGCAAGCACGAGATCGTCGCGAATACCGTGCAATTTTTAGACGGCGCGGGCGCACCG